The stretch of DNA taaaaattacagtTCAAGACTTTCGTTTCTGTATACAACTGttacaaaagaagaagaaaaaacgtTAAACAAAGTAACGAACATGACCATACACGagtaaaaagtgaaaataaCATCGAACACTTGTAAGCACATATCGTAAGAACGATAGCCATTTATAGAGAATACcacaaaataatcatgataaaaTTTGGAAAGAATATTATTCCTGAGATTTCAAGTTTGAATGACAAACCATTATCTGTCAATCATAAATTCTTTGAAACTTTcattactaaaattaataaaaaatttcctttaaaaaagaaaatcttaGCATTCATAATCCATACTTCTCATTTTCTTTTATGAGTTTCAGTCATTCATTTCACCATACCAAAATTTGATATCTAATAATGTCAAGTCCTCTTGATCCTCTACCAAACTATCCTCTTCATCGCTTTACGATGCTGTTGCGCCGTCTCCACCAATGTAACTGGTTGGAGGACCTTCGTTACTCCCACCCTAATCATCGATATCGTTCCTCCATTTCTTCTCTTCAAGAACATGTTTCCCTGACTCTGCAATACATTCAATATCACAGAGTCCTCCCTTTGGCACGTCGCGCCAGATCACCTCGTCTTAACTGTGAACTGTTCCATCGCCGTCACTATCAGCTTCACAGAGTCTTTCAAGGTCACCTCAACAATTTGCGCATGCTTTTCATAGTTCTTCACGAGGACTTGAGGCTCGTCCGACGATTTGTCTTCCAACAACAGCATCTAGCTCGTTACCGTGCCTGCATTGAGATCCTCTACTGCTACACAAACGTCCTGTGAAGCTACCTACCTATGTCCCTTTTACATATCCACCAACCTATTATCCATCAATCCAAGTTATCAAAACTTAAGAGTTGTAGTCCATTTAAGTTTATGAATAAGAGTCAGTGAAGCTTTAGGGGTGTGTAATTGATGTTTATCTCCATGGGTTGTAATTACATACCTCTCTGTCTTAATCTGTCACTGTCTGTGTCTGGTGTCTTCTTTATTAGTGTAATGTTTTCTTACTGGTATCAGTTTTTGTAACGGTTATATTGATGGATGTAATGAACTTCTGTAGTGCAAATAAATCATCAATTGTTGCTATGAAATCTTAATAGAATAGTTGAAATCTGTGGTTGTTGATTCAAATCTTGCAGAATAGTCTTTTACCAAGACACTAATCTTAACACCCTCAATTCTAATCAGCAgattattgaagaagaaaaagaagaaaaaccaaTACATCAGCAAAAATAATTTACATCGGTATTATCACTGAAAGTATTGTTATTCGGCACCAATGGTACCTAGCATTTTTAGACATGTCGTTTTGCAATaagctagcgatactccctaaaagttattatatattattatattaaattatatgaaccTGATACTTAATTGgatcaatagcgatattgataCATTAAGAGGATGCTATGCACCACCGGTACCTTTTAGCGTTTCTCTATCACTAACTGCATAATATGTTCAAATTCAAGATGCTagaaatgaaaaagaacttGATATTGCAGTTAACAAAAATCCACATATAATCATCatccaaaattaaattaaatggctTCAAGTGCTAAATTACCCATCATTTTAACCAAGGGAACAGGGCACTTTGTTACAATATCAACCTTGGAAGGAGCTGAGGCATGTCCAAAGAGAGAACAACTCAACAAAGCCAGCTCCCCAAAGGTTAACCTTGAAGATAGAAACCCATGCCAGTAATAAGGATTCAAATCAAAGAAAGCATCGAAGAAGTTTCGAGTCCCATTTAGATCAAACTTCAAAAGGGTCTCCATCCCAAAAGAGTAAAACTCCCTTAAACATCTTCTTTCAATAGGCCATAAGCCATTCCACACTCTGTGATACAGTGGCTTCCCTCTGATCATCCTGGTTGAGCCAAGACCAACAGCAATCGCGTCGGCCAACTCAGACGCCAAACTCATGGTTCGAGCCACCATGTATCCAGTTGAAGGATGAACCACCCCAGAATTCCCACCAATTGCCATTACACTTTGAGGAATCTTAGGAAGTGGACCACCCATTGGGATCACACACTTCTCATCTTCTATGATCCTCTTAACTCTAATTCCTAAATGCCTTAGCCTTGCAGCCATTCTTTTCTTCACCTCCATATAAGATAACAAAGGCCTACTGACTAAAGAAGTCTCCTCAAGAAATATCAAATTTGAGTCAAAAGGCATTGCATAGAGAAAAGTTGGAAACTTTGAATTGCTAGCTCTCAAATAAGGTTCATTTCCCAAATGGGAATCTCTCCAATCCATGAGAACCATCTTGTCCAAATCAAAGGGGTGACTATCCACCTCAGCCAAAATCCCATGAGCAATCTGATAACCAGGGTTTCTAGGCTTATCATACTCAATAAATGTGCTACCAAAGCCACTGGCATCCACAACCAAGCTTGCCCTGATCTTATTTCCATCATCAAACCCAACAGAGGATTCAAATTCTTGGTGCTCAATATCCCAAACCTTGGCCTTATGAAACTTAACACCATTTAAAATACACCTCTCCATTAACTCTGTCTTGAGTTTCTTCCTACTGACTCTGCCATAAGGTCTGTCCAAATACTTGGTTTTATTGTCATTTACACAAACACTTGCCATGCACCATGTTTTGTCCAAACAATGATCGAGCTTCAAGCTCTCAAACTCATCAACCCAAACACCATAGTTATTAGGCCAAGAAGAAAGAGGTGAAGGGTCAATACAACACACCTGAATCCCATAGCTAGAGACTCTCTCGGCGAGACGGAGTCCGGCGGGTCCTGTTCCGATGACGATTACGTCCGTAAGAGACCGATCAGATGGATCCCACAGCGGAAGATCGAAGTCCAAAGATTCGAGCTTTGACTCCGGTTGTAAGTCGAGAAAGTTTCCATATTTACTACTCTGGAGTCTACTGTGGCGTTCCTTTCTGGAATATATCTGTTTGGTTTCCGAGAAAGTAGAGTGAGAA from Cannabis sativa cultivar Pink pepper isolate KNU-18-1 chromosome 2, ASM2916894v1, whole genome shotgun sequence encodes:
- the LOC115721134 gene encoding capsanthin/capsorubin synthase, chromoplastic — translated: MATLLKLFSPPPFTKTCQLFHSSTSHSTFSETKQIYSRKERHSRLQSSKYGNFLDLQPESKLESLDFDLPLWDPSDRSLTDVIVIGTGPAGLRLAERVSSYGIQVCCIDPSPLSSWPNNYGVWVDEFESLKLDHCLDKTWCMASVCVNDNKTKYLDRPYGRVSRKKLKTELMERCILNGVKFHKAKVWDIEHQEFESSVGFDDGNKIRASLVVDASGFGSTFIEYDKPRNPGYQIAHGILAEVDSHPFDLDKMVLMDWRDSHLGNEPYLRASNSKFPTFLYAMPFDSNLIFLEETSLVSRPLLSYMEVKKRMAARLRHLGIRVKRIIEDEKCVIPMGGPLPKIPQSVMAIGGNSGVVHPSTGYMVARTMSLASELADAIAVGLGSTRMIRGKPLYHRVWNGLWPIERRCLREFYSFGMETLLKFDLNGTRNFFDAFFDLNPYYWHGFLSSRLTFGELALLSCSLFGHASAPSKVDIVTKCPVPLVKMMGNLALEAI